From the genome of Spirosomataceae bacterium TFI 002, one region includes:
- a CDS encoding NgoFVII restriction endonuclease: MTKEIINNLTRENHFERLKRSFKNALEVLIVSPFISSSVDFFPFDALKKLEKLTLVTTLKPNDLDQYSKVAFFKTLCEFCDVKDIELSILIENSLHGKVYISKYEDETMEAIITSANFTNNGLRLNNEWGTVITDAAQVEELKYGILSRVALEPLQRYHIDNFLSAILQNPIIQSDRTLTSLDLTENIKLKNTPFIPGKNINYWLKPIGVSTDLVPKNKVFDEIDTDLHFSKLKPKGVKEGDILICYAVGHLNIISVYKVKSEVKYTGNENDRWPYFVIGENLTPYYGQSWNQQGITITNQKKQVLEKGEFNVTPSGKNSFGSLMQGADKLRITPEFGQYLIDKIVSIDTVLKAKTIHA, translated from the coding sequence ATGACTAAAGAAATAATAAATAACCTAACAAGGGAAAATCACTTTGAACGATTAAAACGGAGTTTTAAAAATGCTTTGGAGGTTTTAATTGTGAGTCCTTTTATTTCTAGCTCTGTTGACTTTTTTCCATTTGACGCCTTGAAGAAGTTAGAAAAATTAACGCTAGTAACAACCCTAAAACCAAATGATTTGGATCAATACTCGAAAGTTGCTTTTTTTAAAACGCTATGTGAATTTTGTGATGTAAAGGATATAGAGTTGTCGATTTTAATTGAAAATTCCCTTCATGGAAAAGTTTATATCTCAAAATACGAGGATGAAACAATGGAAGCGATTATAACTTCTGCAAACTTTACAAACAATGGATTAAGGCTAAATAATGAATGGGGAACTGTAATTACTGATGCGGCACAAGTTGAGGAACTTAAATATGGCATTCTCAGTAGAGTAGCACTAGAGCCCTTACAACGGTATCATATTGATAACTTTCTTTCAGCAATATTACAAAACCCAATAATTCAATCGGACAGAACCCTTACATCCCTTGATCTCACTGAAAACATTAAATTAAAAAATACTCCATTTATACCAGGCAAAAATATAAACTATTGGCTTAAACCTATTGGCGTAAGTACGGATTTAGTCCCTAAGAACAAAGTATTTGATGAAATAGATACCGATTTACATTTCTCTAAATTAAAACCAAAAGGAGTAAAAGAAGGTGATATTTTAATATGTTACGCAGTTGGCCACTTAAATATTATATCAGTCTATAAAGTGAAATCTGAAGTAAAATATACTGGAAATGAAAACGATAGGTGGCCGTATTTTGTAATTGGCGAAAACCTAACACCCTACTATGGACAATCTTGGAATCAACAAGGTATTACAATAACTAATCAAAAAAAACAAGTGTTAGAAAAAGGAGAATTCAACGTTACACCAAGTGGTAAGAATTCCTTTGGTAGTTTAATGCAAGGTGCTGACAAATTAAGAATCACTCCCGAATTTGGACAATATTTAATTGATAAAATAGTAAGTATTGACACAGTACTAAAAGCAAAGACTATTCATGCTTAA
- a CDS encoding Predicted nuclease of restriction endonuclease-like (RecB) superfamily, DUF1016 family, translating to MELKKVPEALFSEISGLIEEARRVVAQTANQSMTLLYWQIGEVINRELLNNERAEYGKQIVSQLATALQVQYGKRGFQERNIRRMMQFAELFPDFQIVSQAATKLSWSHFIELLVLKEEVKRDFYLTMAMAETWGRDTLRTKIDGMLYERTLISGQDEGAIPAELSQMRKGESFSPDLIFKSPYFLDFAGLKGMYSEKDLEQSLVNSLEQFIMELGVGFSFVERQKRMIIDGEDFHLDLLFYHRKLKRLIAIELKLGKFKAAYKGQMELYLRWLDKNEKQSGEDTPLGLILCAEGGHEQIELLQLESAGIKVAEYLTELPDRELLKQKIHKELERVSLKAKKEASNE from the coding sequence ATGGAATTAAAAAAAGTGCCAGAAGCTCTTTTTAGTGAAATAAGCGGTTTGATTGAAGAGGCCAGGCGTGTGGTAGCCCAGACAGCGAACCAAAGTATGACGCTCTTGTATTGGCAAATTGGCGAGGTAATCAATAGAGAACTGCTCAATAATGAACGGGCGGAATACGGTAAACAGATTGTGTCGCAGCTTGCGACCGCATTGCAGGTGCAATATGGCAAGCGGGGTTTTCAAGAAAGGAATATCCGCAGAATGATGCAGTTTGCTGAGCTATTCCCTGATTTTCAAATTGTGTCGCAGGCTGCGACCAAATTGAGCTGGTCTCATTTTATAGAACTTTTAGTACTGAAAGAAGAGGTGAAAAGAGATTTTTATCTTACCATGGCTATGGCAGAAACTTGGGGTAGAGATACCCTTAGGACTAAAATAGATGGGATGCTCTACGAGCGAACGCTTATTAGTGGTCAAGATGAAGGGGCTATACCTGCAGAGCTTAGTCAAATGCGAAAAGGCGAAAGTTTTTCGCCTGATTTGATTTTTAAAAGTCCCTACTTTTTAGATTTTGCTGGTCTCAAAGGTATGTATAGTGAAAAGGATTTGGAACAAAGCCTGGTTAATTCACTGGAGCAGTTTATCATGGAATTGGGAGTTGGTTTTAGTTTTGTGGAGCGTCAAAAACGCATGATCATTGATGGCGAAGACTTTCACCTAGATTTGCTTTTTTACCACCGAAAGCTCAAGCGGCTCATTGCTATTGAGCTAAAACTGGGCAAATTTAAAGCAGCTTATAAAGGGCAAATGGAACTGTACTTGCGGTGGCTCGATAAAAACGAAAAACAAAGTGGGGAAGATACTCCGCTGGGCTTGATTCTTTGTGCTGAGGGTGGACATGAGCAAATAGAACTGCTCCAGCTTGAGAGTGCAGGTATCAAAGTAGCTGAATATCTTACTGAACTGCCAGACCGTGAACTATTGAAACAAAAAATACATAAGGAACTGGAAAGGGTATCGTTGAAGGCCAAAAAGGAGGCAAGTAATGAATAA
- a CDS encoding Putative abortive phage resistance protein AbiGi, antitoxin (manually curated), giving the protein MALSSSCVFHYTSSISTLYKILQSGGFYPSYCKEKNAVDMTSFIRVPMVSFCDIPLTQTAAIGSYGKFAIGLKMDWAKRNRLNPVNYVSNQSTIFDRSKKISEALGKINTKLFQDSMITNVQKNPFGSLVVMALTINEKLPAKMNIDPNWVSMLQLSRLNIFQNTKEYEGLLERETKTTPNYRFYDEREWRYLPGINDRDPLHKPLYQELAWSKIKIKYGSKPHFNTHKLTFTPNDISYIIVDNEKRVKTIAKKLKGMFPNDYENLLPKLISFERIKSDF; this is encoded by the coding sequence ATGGCTCTTAGCTCTTCTTGCGTTTTTCACTATACAAGCAGTATAAGTACACTTTATAAGATATTGCAAAGTGGTGGTTTTTACCCTTCCTATTGTAAAGAAAAAAATGCCGTGGATATGACTTCGTTTATCCGTGTGCCTATGGTCTCTTTTTGTGATATTCCACTTACCCAAACTGCTGCTATAGGATCTTATGGTAAGTTTGCAATTGGTTTAAAGATGGACTGGGCAAAAAGAAACAGGCTCAATCCTGTTAATTATGTTTCTAATCAATCTACAATATTTGATAGGAGTAAAAAAATTAGTGAGGCTCTAGGTAAAATAAATACTAAACTCTTCCAAGACTCAATGATCACTAACGTTCAAAAAAATCCTTTTGGAAGTCTTGTAGTTATGGCTTTGACCATAAATGAAAAACTTCCTGCAAAGATGAATATTGATCCAAATTGGGTGAGTATGCTTCAATTAAGTCGTTTGAATATTTTTCAAAATACTAAGGAATATGAAGGCCTATTAGAAAGGGAGACTAAAACAACTCCGAATTATAGGTTCTATGATGAAAGGGAGTGGCGTTATCTACCTGGAATTAATGATAGGGATCCTCTACATAAACCATTATATCAAGAATTAGCGTGGAGTAAGATTAAGATAAAGTATGGCTCAAAACCCCACTTTAACACCCATAAGCTAACCTTTACTCCTAATGATATAAGTTATATCATCGTTGATAATGAAAAAAGAGTAAAGACTATTGCTAAGAAGCTAAAAGGTATGTTTCCGAACGATTATGAGAATCTACTTCCCAAATTGATTTCATTTGAAAGGATAAAAAGTGATTTTTAG